The following are encoded together in the Gouania willdenowi chromosome 14, fGouWil2.1, whole genome shotgun sequence genome:
- the rtn4rl1a gene encoding reticulon-4 receptor-like 1: MFRRGYGGVELLLVLCGLDFTLPCPRHCICYTSPSTVSCQAHNFHAVPEGIPAQSERVFLQNNKIQRLLRGHFSPTTTMLWLYSNNISYIQPSTFHGFDRLEELDLGDNRHLKVVASDTFLGLGRLHALHLYHCGLISLPTGIFAGLNNLQYLYLQDNQLEFLEDDLFIDLLNLSHLFLHGNRLWSLRQNTFRGLGVLDRLLIHQNRIQWVDRQAFHDLRRLTTLYLFNNSLTELSGASLTLLPALEYLRLNDNPWECDCKALSLWDWLRRFRGSTSSLMCVSPPELMGKDLKTLKKEELPSCLADEGHARGGPGREVEHGESLNHLNRHRNHHNNHQRPYLPHGDQYNLPSPSPLPRPPKGARRNCTRRGRKAKGGINEVQVLREGGEKDYGPDGGKHDLSGSSRRKNKCIPRTSMDSPIGVQRANNEAGLHPTYFLSCLSPALLLSLYCVFLR; encoded by the exons GTTACGGTGGGGTGGAGTTACTGCTGGTGCTGTGCGGCCTGGATTTCACTCTGCCGTGCCCTCGCCACTGCATCTGCTACACCTCGCCTAGCACCGTCTCCTGCCAAGCACACAACTTCCACGCCGTACCCGAGGGCATCCCTGCTCAGAGCGAGCGTGTCTTTCTGCAAAACAACAAGATCCAGCGGCTGCTCCGTGGCCACTTCTCGCCGACCACCACCATGTTGTGGCTTTACTCCAACAACATCTCCTACATACAGCCTTCCACCTTCCACGGCTTTGATCGCCTGGAGGAGCTCGATCTGGGAGACAACCGGCACCTGAAAGTCGTGGCTTCGGACACCTTCCTGGGCCTGGGTCGGCTGCATGCCCTGCATCTGTACCACTGTGGTCTGATAAGCCTGCCTACAGGGATCTTTGCAGGCCTTAATAACCTTCAGTATCTCTACCTACAG GACAACCAATTGGAGTTCCTAGAAGATGATCTCTTCATCGACCTGCTGAACCTCAGTCATCTTTTCCTACATGGAAATCGGTTGTGGAGTCTTCGGCAGAACACTTTTCGTGGTCTGGGTGTCTTGGACCGACTCCTAATCCATCAGAACCGAATACAGTGGGTTGACCGTCAGGCTTTCCACGACTTGCGTCGCCTCACCACTCTGTACCTGTTCAACAACTCTCTGACGGAGCTTTCTGGTGCCAGCCTCACTCTGCTGCCAGCTCTGGAGTACCTGCGACTCAACGACAACCCGTGGGAGTGTGACTGCAAAGCTCTTTCTTTGTGGGATTGGCTACGCAGGTTCAGAGGCTCCACTTCTTCTTTGATGTGTGTTTCACCTCCGGAGCTCATGGGCAAGGACTTGAAAACACTGAAGAAGGAGGAGTTACCTAGCTGCTTAGCAGATGAGGGTCACGCTCGTGGTGGTCCAGGTCGGGAGGTGGAGCACGGAGAATCTTTGAACCACCTGAATCGTCACAGGAACCATCACAACAACCATCAGCGGCCATATTTGCCCCACGGAGACCAGTACAACCTGCCCTCTCCTTCACCCCTGCCTCGGCCCCCTAAGGGAGCTCGCAGAAACTGCACCCGACGGGGACGTAAGGCTAAAGGGGGAATCAATGAGGTGCAGGTACTTCGGGAGGGGGGTGAGAAAGACTATGGTCCGGATGGAGGTAAACATGACCTATCTGGATCttcaagaagaaaaaacaagtgtATCCCTAGAACTTCTATGGACTCACCCATCGGGGTCCAGAGAGCTAATAACGAGGCAGGGTTACATCCCACATATTTTCTTTCTTGCCTCTCACCAGCTCTGCTGCTGTCACTCTACTGCGTGTTCCTACGCTGA